Proteins encoded together in one Olsenella timonensis window:
- a CDS encoding phosphoketolase translates to MANPVIGTPWKKLNGPVSEDELKGVDRYWRAANYLSVGQIYLRSNPLMKDGFSREDVKHRLVGHWGTTPGINFLFGHVNRLIADHQQNAIFLMGPGHGGPAGTAQSLLDGTYREVRPDITDDEAGLQKFFRQFSYPGGIPSHYAPETPGSIHEGGELGYTLSHAYGAVLDNPSLLAVAVVGDGEAETGPLATSWQTNKFMDPLTDGIVLPILHLNGYKIANPTILARISDAERDEFFRGMGYHPYNFVAGFDDEDHASIHRRFAALLEAVFDEICDIKARVAAGEASRPFYPMIVFRTPKGWTCPKEIDGKKTEGSWRAHQVPLASARDTEAHFQTLKGWMESYKPEELFDENGAIRPEVNGWMPKGELRIGANPNANGGLIRNELTLPDTRKYEVPVAEKGHGFGAVEATRVLGEYTAELINNNRDAFRIFGPDETASNRLQPSYQVTDKQWFGEGNYDDPANDEHLSPVGNVIEQLSEHQCEGLLEGYILTGRNGLWSSYESFVHIVDSMVNQHCKWLEATVRHIDWRKPISGLNMLLSSHVWRQDHNGFSHQDPGFVDVLLNKNFNNDHVVNIYYPADANLLLAVAERAYKSTNCVNAIFAGKQPAPTWLTLDEARAELEAGAAEWKWASNTADGEEPDVVLACCGDVPTGEAVAALDLLDKLGVKVRLVNVVDLLSIQNVSENDRAMSDEKFVELFTADKPVLFAFHAYPGTIRRLIWDRPNHDNFNVHGYQEQGSTTTPYDMVRVNDMDRWALAADALRMVDADKWADQIAEWEQFRLDAFQFAVDNGYDHPAFTDWKWRDASDAGEDISATQMTAGDNE, encoded by the coding sequence ATGGCAAACCCCGTTATCGGCACCCCGTGGAAGAAGCTCAACGGACCCGTCTCGGAGGACGAGCTCAAGGGCGTTGACCGCTACTGGCGCGCCGCGAACTACCTCTCCGTGGGCCAGATCTACCTCCGCTCCAACCCGCTCATGAAGGACGGCTTCTCCCGCGAGGACGTGAAGCACCGCCTCGTGGGCCACTGGGGCACCACGCCGGGCATCAACTTCCTCTTTGGTCACGTCAACCGCCTCATCGCCGACCACCAGCAGAACGCGATCTTCCTGATGGGCCCCGGCCACGGCGGACCCGCCGGCACCGCGCAGTCCCTGCTCGACGGCACCTATCGCGAGGTCCGTCCCGACATCACCGATGACGAGGCCGGCCTCCAGAAGTTCTTCCGCCAGTTCTCCTACCCCGGCGGCATCCCCAGCCACTATGCGCCCGAGACCCCCGGCTCCATCCACGAGGGCGGCGAGCTCGGCTACACGCTCTCTCACGCCTACGGCGCCGTGCTCGACAACCCGAGCCTGCTCGCCGTGGCCGTCGTGGGCGACGGCGAGGCAGAGACCGGCCCGCTCGCCACGTCCTGGCAGACCAACAAGTTCATGGACCCGCTGACCGACGGCATCGTCCTGCCGATCCTGCACCTCAACGGCTACAAGATCGCCAACCCCACGATTCTCGCCCGCATCTCCGACGCCGAGCGCGACGAGTTCTTCCGCGGCATGGGCTACCACCCCTACAACTTCGTCGCCGGCTTCGACGACGAGGACCATGCCTCCATCCACCGTCGCTTCGCGGCGCTGCTCGAGGCCGTCTTCGACGAGATCTGCGACATCAAGGCGCGCGTCGCCGCCGGCGAGGCCTCCCGCCCGTTCTACCCGATGATCGTCTTCCGCACTCCCAAGGGCTGGACGTGCCCCAAGGAGATCGACGGCAAGAAGACCGAGGGCTCCTGGCGCGCGCACCAGGTGCCGCTGGCGTCCGCCCGTGACACCGAGGCCCACTTCCAGACCCTCAAGGGCTGGATGGAGTCCTACAAGCCCGAGGAGCTCTTCGACGAGAACGGCGCCATCCGTCCCGAGGTCAACGGCTGGATGCCGAAGGGCGAGCTCCGCATCGGCGCCAACCCCAACGCCAACGGCGGCCTGATCCGCAACGAGCTCACCCTGCCCGACACCCGCAAGTACGAGGTTCCGGTGGCCGAGAAGGGCCACGGCTTCGGCGCCGTGGAGGCGACGCGCGTCCTCGGCGAGTACACGGCCGAGCTCATCAACAACAACCGCGACGCCTTCCGCATCTTCGGCCCGGACGAGACGGCCTCCAACCGTCTGCAGCCGTCCTACCAGGTGACCGACAAGCAGTGGTTCGGCGAGGGGAACTACGACGACCCCGCCAACGACGAGCACCTCTCGCCCGTGGGCAACGTCATCGAGCAGCTCTCCGAGCACCAGTGCGAGGGCCTGCTGGAGGGCTACATCCTCACCGGTCGCAACGGCCTGTGGAGCTCCTACGAGTCGTTCGTCCACATCGTCGACTCCATGGTCAACCAGCACTGCAAGTGGCTCGAGGCCACGGTGCGCCACATCGACTGGCGCAAGCCCATCTCCGGCCTCAACATGCTGCTCTCCAGCCACGTCTGGCGCCAGGACCACAACGGCTTCTCCCACCAGGACCCCGGCTTCGTCGACGTCCTGCTCAACAAGAACTTCAACAACGACCACGTGGTGAACATCTACTACCCGGCAGACGCCAACCTGCTGCTGGCCGTCGCCGAGCGCGCCTACAAGTCCACCAACTGCGTGAACGCCATCTTCGCCGGCAAGCAGCCCGCGCCGACGTGGCTGACGCTCGACGAGGCGCGCGCCGAGCTCGAGGCCGGCGCCGCCGAGTGGAAGTGGGCCTCCAACACCGCCGACGGCGAGGAGCCCGACGTCGTGCTCGCCTGCTGCGGCGACGTTCCCACCGGCGAGGCCGTGGCCGCGCTCGACCTGCTCGACAAGCTCGGCGTCAAGGTGCGCCTGGTCAACGTCGTCGACCTGCTCAGCATCCAGAACGTCTCCGAGAACGATCGCGCGATGTCCGACGAGAAGTTCGTCGAGCTTTTCACGGCCGACAAGCCCGTCCTCTTTGCGTTCCACGCCTATCCCGGCACGATTCGCCGCCTTATCTGGGACCGCCCGAACCACGACAACTTCAACGTCCACGGCTACCAGGAGCAGGGCTCCACGACCACCCCGTACGACATGGTCCGCGTGAACGACATGGACCGCTGGGCGCTCGCGGCCGACGCGCTGCGCATGGTCGACGCCGACAAGTGGGCCGACCAGATCGCGGAGTGGGAGCAGTTCCGCCTCGACGCGTTCCAGTTCGCCGTCGACAACGGCTACGACCACCCGGCGTTCACCGACTGGAAGTGGCGTGACGCCTCCGACGCGGGCGAGGACATCTCCGCCACGCAGATGACCGCGGGCGACAACGAGTAA
- a CDS encoding LacI family DNA-binding transcriptional regulator produces MRNVGVREISRKTGFSPATVSNALNHKRGVNKDTAALIMRAAHELGYDRPSRVTHVNFILARKTGQILDEGTFHTGVIEGVERAASAQDMSTIFTTLELSDRAAAMRQAHDIIHDASNAAVLLGTEMDEGDYDLFRGSEIPLVVVDGWSDHLFLECIVTSNENSAFRGVSYLIGMGHREIGYIAGSCRIKNFPLRERGYRRAMREANLPISADFRVEVGTTVNTAYESMCAWLATNPVLPTAFFVENDIMALGCMRAMTERGIRIPEDVSMLGFDDLSFASISNPPLSTMRVPNREMGELAVRTLVDRMREPRDYTSVVHLSTTFVERQSVLRLSAR; encoded by the coding sequence ATGAGAAACGTCGGGGTTCGAGAGATAAGCAGGAAAACGGGGTTCTCTCCCGCCACGGTGTCAAACGCCCTCAACCATAAACGCGGCGTGAACAAGGATACGGCCGCCCTCATCATGCGCGCGGCGCACGAGCTCGGCTACGACCGACCCAGTCGCGTGACGCACGTCAACTTCATCCTGGCGCGCAAGACGGGGCAGATCCTTGACGAGGGAACGTTCCACACCGGCGTCATCGAGGGCGTCGAGAGGGCTGCGAGCGCCCAGGACATGAGCACGATCTTCACGACGCTCGAGCTCTCCGACCGCGCCGCCGCGATGCGTCAGGCCCACGACATCATCCACGACGCCTCCAACGCCGCGGTCCTGCTCGGCACCGAGATGGACGAGGGGGACTACGACCTCTTCCGCGGCTCCGAGATCCCCCTCGTGGTCGTGGACGGCTGGAGCGACCACCTCTTCCTCGAGTGCATCGTCACCTCGAACGAGAACTCCGCGTTCAGGGGGGTGAGCTACCTCATCGGCATGGGTCACCGAGAGATCGGCTACATCGCCGGGTCGTGCCGCATCAAGAACTTCCCCCTGCGCGAGCGCGGCTACCGGCGCGCCATGCGCGAGGCCAACCTCCCCATCAGCGCCGACTTTCGCGTCGAGGTCGGGACGACGGTCAACACCGCCTACGAGTCCATGTGCGCCTGGCTGGCGACCAACCCCGTGCTGCCCACGGCCTTCTTCGTGGAGAACGACATCATGGCGCTCGGCTGCATGCGCGCGATGACGGAGCGCGGCATCCGAATCCCCGAGGACGTCTCGATGCTCGGGTTTGACGACCTCTCCTTCGCCAGCATCTCCAACCCGCCGCTCTCGACCATGCGCGTCCCTAACCGAGAGATGGGCGAGCTCGCCGTTCGCACGCTGGTGGACCGCATGCGGGAGCCGCGCGACTATACGAGCGTCGTGCACCTCTCGACGACGTTCGTCGAGCGCCAGAGCGTCCTGCGGCTCAGCGCGCGCTAG
- a CDS encoding serine hydrolase, producing MRRRIVIALAVVLFVAGAVTATVTLLPRLTGAPAETEPAPVAEQRDETEERPVIEDEPVVPVTMAEAPVYTSTTEDGMTLTVPDAFLDRPELAAVREQIDALEDRGSTVCVALLDLETRRGLWYNADELMYPASSIKAAYCTWIYETNGGAGSLSGTVANCLVNSDNDAYHTLLDAYGLSAYASWLGAHGAPRAAEEGGLYFYPDTTANELASLWEEIHRYGTSGEAGASELAGYLAQTNHSPIAAGLRDVCEVWSKPGWYPADGSGLEATNDAGVVFSDTGAYVMVIMTDISSDLDALAPLVTALDAAHDTMCGDEVAYYEAP from the coding sequence ATGAGAAGGCGCATCGTCATCGCCCTTGCCGTCGTTTTGTTCGTCGCAGGCGCCGTCACCGCAACCGTGACGCTGCTGCCCCGACTCACCGGCGCGCCCGCCGAGACCGAGCCCGCACCCGTCGCGGAGCAGCGGGACGAGACGGAGGAGCGCCCCGTCATCGAGGACGAGCCGGTCGTCCCCGTGACCATGGCCGAGGCGCCCGTCTACACCTCCACCACCGAGGACGGCATGACGCTCACCGTGCCTGATGCCTTTCTCGATCGCCCCGAGCTCGCCGCCGTCCGCGAGCAGATCGACGCCCTCGAGGACAGGGGCAGCACCGTCTGCGTTGCCCTCCTCGACCTCGAGACGCGCCGGGGGCTCTGGTACAACGCCGACGAGCTCATGTATCCTGCGAGCAGCATCAAGGCCGCATACTGCACGTGGATCTACGAGACCAACGGAGGGGCGGGCAGTCTCTCCGGAACGGTCGCGAACTGCCTGGTCAACTCAGACAACGACGCCTATCACACGCTGCTGGACGCCTACGGCCTCTCCGCCTATGCCTCGTGGCTCGGCGCGCACGGCGCCCCCCGGGCCGCCGAGGAGGGCGGGCTCTACTTCTACCCCGACACCACGGCCAACGAGCTCGCCTCCCTCTGGGAGGAGATCCACCGCTACGGCACCTCCGGAGAGGCGGGCGCGAGTGAGCTCGCCGGCTACCTCGCCCAGACGAACCACTCGCCGATCGCCGCGGGGCTGCGCGACGTCTGCGAGGTCTGGAGCAAGCCGGGCTGGTACCCCGCCGACGGCAGCGGGCTCGAGGCGACCAACGACGCAGGCGTCGTGTTCTCCGACACCGGGGCCTACGTCATGGTGATCATGACCGACATCAGCTCTGACCTGGATGCGCTCGCGCCGCTCGTAACGGCGCTCGACGCCGCGCACGACACGATGTGCGGGGACGAGGTCGCCTACTACGAGGCGCCCTAG
- a CDS encoding TetR/AcrR family transcriptional regulator, producing the protein MLSTDRRSVRTRQALRAALAREIDETGDLSRVTVTAVTERAGVTRRTFYSHFRDIPDLVNQIEEETLAELRGPLARLASCHLDDLREALGHGDPAPGAAELLRCVRERGDYLRPLLGDGGDPAFAERIKRLAYEVIGVRALDGLNLRALGPLFDYYLTFCISAEVGVLLRWLDGGMREGVGVMARLMTALMFVRPGDLYDNPIDLDLPSFALAAMCSEEDN; encoded by the coding sequence GTGCTCAGCACCGATAGGCGCAGCGTCCGCACCCGCCAGGCGCTGCGGGCGGCGCTCGCCCGCGAGATTGACGAGACGGGCGACCTCTCCCGCGTCACCGTGACCGCGGTGACCGAGCGCGCGGGCGTCACGCGCCGCACCTTCTACTCCCACTTCAGGGACATTCCCGACCTCGTGAACCAGATCGAGGAGGAGACCCTGGCGGAGCTTCGCGGCCCCCTCGCCCGCCTGGCCTCGTGCCACCTCGACGACCTGCGCGAGGCGCTCGGTCACGGCGACCCCGCCCCCGGCGCGGCGGAGCTGCTCCGCTGCGTCCGCGAGCGCGGCGACTACCTGCGCCCGCTGCTGGGAGACGGCGGCGACCCGGCCTTTGCCGAGCGCATCAAGAGGCTTGCGTACGAGGTCATCGGCGTGCGCGCCCTTGACGGCCTCAACCTGCGCGCCCTGGGCCCGCTCTTCGACTACTACCTCACCTTCTGCATCTCCGCCGAGGTCGGCGTGCTGCTGCGCTGGCTCGACGGCGGCATGCGCGAGGGCGTGGGCGTGATGGCCCGCCTCATGACCGCGCTCATGTTCGTGCGCCCCGGCGACCTCTACGACAACCCGATCGACCTTGACCTGCCCAGCTTCGCCCTTGCCGCGATGTGCTCCGAGGAGGACAACTGA